One bacterium DNA segment encodes these proteins:
- a CDS encoding tetratricopeptide repeat protein, whose product MKLLRIWNWAGGDLPGGVLPLVGALLLWGVLVQVVIRPIGVFRDRSPLPWLAAGWLLIVSIHVLLRLQLSAPPPAGLLLWPPEERDSPVGEAVFARAEQNLRPPAASGTLRWQGKPLPLRIVQHLLETGRTQPASEAEAARLMAALDVRLLVSQVGAQDRPHLVLWRWDWRVCTREGGEPCPHPDRPDSLAAALDRLLARHVEGAVLERRPWDASWRILYQPVPDSAQAWLDLPTGPLPPWEDLRRSSLQLALAGPLPEVAEGVNRALAWAAERTELGAEPWLLASAWFARTGEWEQARQALANALSREPGHPLIYWQLAHMAKEGLAAFGYPDKATARSRCLDLLPAFRPAVLVQANHWMNHRQGLRAVALAEAALTAYPRDAELHLLRGNLAYELMDHEQALASYQASLAVRPDDPRAWLNLGQLHIILNHWAEAVPALERAVALGSPPTVLHLLGLSHLRQGRPEVAVQYLEKRLALGGDPVDLAQSRRLLEQALAMRAPDEAPSP is encoded by the coding sequence ATGAAGCTCCTGCGGATCTGGAACTGGGCCGGCGGCGACCTGCCCGGGGGCGTGCTGCCGCTGGTGGGCGCCCTGCTGCTCTGGGGCGTCCTGGTGCAGGTGGTCATCCGGCCCATCGGCGTCTTCCGCGATCGCAGCCCCCTGCCGTGGCTGGCCGCCGGTTGGCTGCTCATCGTCAGCATCCACGTCCTGTTGCGCCTGCAGCTCAGTGCGCCGCCCCCCGCGGGTCTGCTTCTTTGGCCGCCGGAGGAGAGGGACAGCCCCGTCGGCGAGGCCGTCTTCGCCCGCGCCGAACAGAACCTGCGTCCACCCGCGGCGTCGGGAACCCTGCGCTGGCAGGGCAAGCCCCTGCCGCTGCGCATCGTGCAGCATCTGCTCGAGACGGGCCGCACGCAGCCCGCGAGCGAGGCGGAGGCGGCCCGCTTGATGGCGGCCCTGGATGTCCGCCTGCTCGTGTCCCAAGTGGGGGCGCAGGATCGCCCCCACCTGGTCCTTTGGCGGTGGGATTGGCGGGTTTGCACGCGGGAGGGCGGCGAGCCCTGTCCCCACCCGGACCGCCCGGATTCACTGGCGGCGGCCCTGGACCGGCTGCTGGCCCGCCATGTCGAGGGGGCCGTCCTGGAGCGCCGACCCTGGGATGCCTCCTGGCGGATCCTCTACCAACCCGTGCCCGATTCCGCCCAGGCCTGGCTGGACCTGCCGACCGGCCCCCTGCCACCCTGGGAGGATCTGCGGCGCAGCAGCCTGCAGCTGGCCCTGGCCGGTCCCCTGCCCGAAGTGGCCGAGGGGGTCAACCGGGCGCTGGCCTGGGCAGCGGAGAGGACGGAACTGGGCGCCGAGCCCTGGCTGCTGGCAAGCGCCTGGTTCGCCCGCACCGGGGAGTGGGAGCAGGCGCGCCAGGCCCTGGCCAATGCCCTCAGCCGCGAGCCGGGCCATCCGCTCATCTACTGGCAGTTGGCCCACATGGCCAAGGAGGGCCTGGCCGCCTTCGGCTATCCCGACAAGGCCACGGCCCGCTCCCGCTGCCTGGACCTCCTGCCGGCCTTCCGGCCCGCCGTGCTCGTCCAGGCCAACCACTGGATGAACCACCGCCAGGGGCTGCGGGCGGTGGCCCTGGCCGAGGCGGCGCTGACCGCCTACCCCCGCGACGCGGAGCTGCACCTGCTGCGGGGGAACCTAGCCTATGAACTGATGGATCATGAGCAGGCGCTCGCCTCCTATCAGGCCAGCCTGGCGGTCCGGCCCGATGATCCCCGCGCCTGGCTGAACCTGGGCCAGTTGCACATCATCCTGAACCACTGGGCGGAGGCGGTGCCGGCCCTGGAGCGGGCGGTCGCCCTGGGCAGCCCCCCCACCGTGCTGCACCTGCTGGGACTCAGTCATCTGCGGCAGGGACGGCCGGAAGTGGCTGTCCAGTACCTGGAAAAGCGCCTGGCCCTGGGCGGCGATCCCGTGGATCTGGCCCAGTCCCGCCGCCTGCTGGAGCAGGCCCTGGCCATGAGGGCGCCGGACGAAGCCCCTTCGCCATGA
- the accD gene encoding acetyl-CoA carboxylase, carboxyltransferase subunit beta gives MSWFKRSPEGPRKAVASTVPDGLWIKCTSCGQILYRKELEKNLEVCPQCRHHMRINSRRYRDILFDTGSFEEFGQDLRSRDFLSFVDTEPYAGRLAAATRKTGLNDAVLTGTGRIHGLAVTGALMDFSHFGGSVGSVVGEKMAIAIRRAVERRTPLLILSASGGMRMQEGTLSLMQMAKTSALLTRLAEARLPFISLLTDPTTGGTTASFAMLGDVIIAEPGALIGFAGPRVIKQTIGEDLPAGFQRAEFLLEHGFVDQVVPRSDLKATLHRLFCHLLNVPPDLAPAGAGEDSSDEGEEPAFA, from the coding sequence ATGAGTTGGTTCAAACGCAGCCCCGAAGGGCCACGCAAGGCGGTCGCCAGTACCGTGCCCGACGGACTGTGGATCAAATGCACCAGTTGCGGCCAGATCCTATACCGCAAGGAGCTGGAGAAGAACCTGGAAGTCTGCCCCCAGTGCCGCCACCACATGCGCATCAACAGCCGGCGCTACCGGGACATCCTGTTCGACACCGGATCCTTCGAGGAGTTCGGGCAGGACCTCCGCTCGCGCGACTTCCTGTCCTTCGTGGACACGGAGCCCTATGCCGGGCGCCTGGCCGCCGCCACGCGCAAGACCGGCCTCAACGACGCCGTGCTGACAGGCACCGGCCGCATCCACGGACTGGCCGTGACGGGCGCCCTGATGGATTTCTCCCATTTCGGCGGATCCGTGGGCAGCGTGGTGGGCGAGAAGATGGCCATCGCCATCCGGCGTGCCGTGGAGCGGCGGACGCCCCTGCTCATCCTCTCCGCTTCGGGCGGCATGCGCATGCAGGAGGGGACCCTATCCCTCATGCAGATGGCCAAGACCTCCGCCCTGCTCACCCGGCTGGCCGAGGCGCGGCTGCCCTTCATCAGCCTCTTGACCGATCCCACCACCGGCGGCACGACCGCTTCCTTCGCCATGCTGGGAGACGTCATCATCGCCGAACCGGGAGCCCTCATCGGCTTCGCCGGGCCGCGCGTGATCAAGCAGACCATTGGCGAGGACCTGCCGGCCGGCTTCCAGCGGGCCGAATTCCTGCTGGAGCACGGCTTTGTCGACCAGGTGGTGCCGCGCTCCGACCTGAAGGCGACCCTGCATCGCCTCTTCTGTCATCTATTGAACGTCCCGCCGGACCTGGCGCCGGCCGGCGCGGGGGAGGACTCCTCCGACGAGGGCGAGGAACCGGCCTTCGCGTGA
- a CDS encoding PEGA domain-containing protein, with translation MDPRQEALIREEVRRQIAEADQRRRDEEEARREAEELFLQEQARRRIMAEEARSYYQNSPDYFEYVNENGDTEWLTRKQILAREGYFDYEEHVENLEEARRRVWLRLAGWVALIVLAVGLGAWYLLDDRGTVVVLSNVPGARIFVDGQDTGLVTDARLELSPGEHLLELRLPGYLPADEPFQVIQLEPRGSVDLSIRLRPLR, from the coding sequence ATGGATCCACGACAGGAAGCCCTCATCCGCGAGGAAGTGCGACGGCAGATCGCGGAGGCGGATCAACGGCGCCGCGACGAGGAGGAGGCCCGCCGGGAGGCCGAGGAGCTGTTCCTGCAGGAGCAGGCCAGACGCCGCATCATGGCCGAAGAGGCCCGCTCCTATTACCAGAACTCGCCGGACTACTTCGAATACGTCAACGAGAACGGCGACACGGAGTGGCTCACCCGCAAGCAGATCCTGGCGCGCGAGGGCTACTTCGATTATGAAGAGCACGTGGAGAACCTGGAGGAGGCCCGGCGCCGTGTCTGGCTGCGGCTGGCCGGCTGGGTGGCCCTCATCGTCCTGGCCGTTGGATTGGGCGCCTGGTATCTGCTGGACGACCGGGGAACGGTGGTTGTGCTAAGCAACGTGCCCGGGGCGCGCATCTTCGTGGACGGCCAGGACACAGGATTGGTGACGGACGCCCGTCTGGAGCTGAGTCCGGGCGAGCACCTTTTGGAATTGCGCCTGCCTGGCTATCTGCCCGCCGACGAACCCTTCCAGGTGATCCAGCTGGAGCCGCGCGGCAGCGTGGACCTGTCCATCCGCTTGCGCCCGCTTCGATGA
- the tilS gene encoding tRNA lysidine(34) synthetase TilS, with protein sequence MTATLLEADPPVAQCWRQLLLPSERHWVVAVSGGADSVYLLFQAAVMASCWPARLVVAHVNYGLRGSAADRDEAHVRALAAGLRLPLVVEDRRWTRPPAGNLQDAARRCRRACLEELAGADGVILLGHQAGDQRESVLATLLKGKSPWAAAGMEARTGRWIRPLITLEPDWIRDRCRRLGLPWREDASNREPDYERNHLRHHILGPLARRGGSEVERLLDEVGREVAAMSRERKQKVMELLDKLDLQPTECGSSLEREAILSYHGAVVRETLRQLGRRLGLWGRDPSTTHLDRAVAALQSGRRGSRIRLGSAWLEIGGPRAWLVMQAVRPFDQELRPGQELRAGVWRVGWGAPPAEVALLWHPAAMGGPSAVRLRRWRAGDRIRQGPDRRPLLADLMGILGYTPAQKGLQLVVEQGGEVVWCPGVARAWPGNAVGNVEPIWMMPCH encoded by the coding sequence ATGACCGCGACCCTCCTGGAGGCCGATCCACCCGTCGCCCAGTGCTGGCGCCAGTTGCTTCTTCCCTCAGAACGTCACTGGGTGGTCGCCGTCTCCGGCGGTGCCGACTCCGTCTATCTGCTGTTCCAGGCGGCGGTCATGGCCTCTTGTTGGCCGGCCCGCCTGGTGGTCGCCCATGTCAACTACGGCCTGCGAGGCTCGGCGGCTGACCGCGACGAGGCCCACGTGCGCGCCCTGGCGGCTGGCCTGCGACTCCCCCTGGTGGTGGAGGACCGACGTTGGACCCGACCGCCGGCGGGCAACCTGCAGGACGCCGCCCGCCGTTGCCGGCGGGCCTGCCTGGAGGAGCTGGCCGGAGCGGATGGCGTGATCCTGCTCGGCCACCAGGCGGGTGACCAGCGGGAATCGGTGCTGGCCACGCTGCTGAAGGGGAAGTCTCCTTGGGCTGCGGCCGGGATGGAGGCGCGGACGGGGCGCTGGATCCGTCCCCTGATCACATTGGAGCCGGACTGGATTCGGGATCGTTGCCGCCGCCTGGGCTTGCCCTGGCGCGAGGATGCCAGCAACCGCGAGCCGGATTATGAGCGGAACCACCTGCGCCACCACATCCTGGGGCCGCTGGCTCGGCGGGGAGGCTCCGAGGTGGAGCGCCTGCTGGACGAGGTGGGCCGAGAGGTCGCCGCGATGTCCCGGGAGCGGAAGCAAAAAGTCATGGAACTGCTTGACAAACTTGATCTTCAGCCCACCGAGTGCGGCAGCTCGCTTGAACGGGAAGCCATTCTATCATATCATGGAGCGGTGGTGCGGGAGACGCTCAGGCAACTGGGCAGGCGGCTTGGACTGTGGGGGCGCGATCCCTCGACAACCCACCTGGACCGCGCCGTGGCGGCACTGCAAAGCGGCCGGCGAGGGAGTCGGATCCGGCTGGGGTCGGCCTGGCTGGAGATCGGTGGACCTCGCGCCTGGCTGGTCATGCAGGCTGTCAGGCCCTTTGACCAGGAGTTGCGACCCGGCCAAGAGCTAAGGGCCGGCGTCTGGAGAGTGGGATGGGGTGCGCCACCCGCGGAGGTGGCGCTGCTCTGGCACCCCGCGGCAATGGGCGGACCTTCGGCCGTGCGCCTGCGCCGTTGGCGGGCCGGTGACCGCATCCGTCAGGGGCCGGATCGCAGGCCACTCCTGGCCGACCTGATGGGAATACTGGGTTATACCCCGGCGCAGAAGGGCCTGCAGCTGGTTGTGGAGCAGGGGGGCGAGGTCGTCTGGTGTCCGGGCGTCGCCCGCGCCTGGCCTGGGAATGCTGTGGGAAACGTAGAGCCAATCTGGATGATGCCATGCCACTGA
- the rimI gene encoding ribosomal protein S18-alanine N-acetyltransferase, which yields MELIDLDDRHVAALAALEKICFADDPWPAGLFASALASGGVLALGLCQDDRLQGAALGRVAADEAELHSIAVHPVHRGEGWGKQLLGAFLDRAARRRARVVWLEVRVSNEAAIRLYQGCGFRATGRRPRYYGDGEDALIFRLDLEPAEEAGGHSSGG from the coding sequence GTGGAGCTGATCGACCTGGACGATCGCCACGTGGCGGCCCTGGCCGCGCTGGAGAAGATCTGCTTCGCCGACGATCCCTGGCCGGCCGGCCTGTTTGCCTCGGCCCTGGCGAGTGGCGGTGTGCTCGCCCTCGGCCTCTGCCAGGACGACCGCCTGCAGGGTGCGGCGCTGGGTCGGGTGGCGGCCGACGAGGCGGAGTTGCACTCCATCGCCGTCCATCCCGTCCATCGGGGGGAAGGATGGGGGAAACAACTGCTGGGCGCCTTCCTGGACCGGGCCGCGCGGCGGCGGGCCCGTGTCGTCTGGCTGGAGGTGCGCGTCTCGAACGAGGCGGCGATCCGCCTGTACCAGGGTTGCGGCTTCCGCGCCACGGGGCGAAGGCCCCGCTATTATGGCGACGGCGAGGACGCCCTCATCTTCCGGCTGGATCTGGAGCCGGCCGAGGAGGCAGGTGGCCACTCAAGCGGCGGTTGA
- the surE gene encoding 5'/3'-nucleotidase SurE — MKILLSNDDGYRAAGLRALQRVLAPDHELVVSAPAGECSATGHGLTLHDPLRVRRVEEDGVLYHGVTGLPADAVKFGLTVLCHEAPPDLVVSGINHGANTGQNLFYSGTVAAAAEGTFAGIPAMAVSLATGHGPVREEALATAARVVRRLVGLMERHPLPAEVLLNVNVPDLPLGRMRGFRVSRMGHARFHEAFAERVDPGGESYWWMDGAKNGDDTDPEHDDCQVHDGWITLSPLRLDLSHPDWRGLLAPWRLDTLRAEEP; from the coding sequence GTGAAAATCCTTCTGAGCAATGACGACGGCTACCGTGCCGCGGGCCTGCGCGCCCTCCAGCGTGTCCTCGCCCCGGACCACGAACTGGTCGTCTCCGCCCCGGCCGGGGAGTGCTCGGCCACGGGCCACGGCCTCACCCTGCACGACCCGCTGCGGGTGCGCCGCGTGGAAGAGGACGGGGTTCTCTACCACGGCGTGACAGGACTGCCCGCCGACGCTGTCAAGTTCGGCCTGACCGTGCTCTGCCACGAGGCTCCGCCCGACCTGGTGGTGTCCGGCATCAACCACGGCGCCAACACGGGACAGAACCTGTTCTATTCCGGGACGGTGGCGGCGGCGGCGGAGGGCACCTTTGCCGGCATCCCCGCCATGGCGGTCTCCCTCGCCACCGGGCACGGTCCCGTGCGGGAGGAGGCGCTGGCGACGGCCGCCCGGGTCGTGCGGCGCCTGGTGGGGCTGATGGAGCGCCACCCTTTGCCCGCCGAGGTCCTGCTCAACGTCAATGTGCCGGATCTGCCACTTGGCCGCATGCGCGGCTTCCGCGTCTCCCGCATGGGCCACGCCCGCTTTCACGAGGCCTTCGCCGAGCGCGTCGATCCGGGAGGGGAGAGCTATTGGTGGATGGACGGCGCCAAGAACGGCGACGACACGGACCCCGAGCACGATGATTGCCAGGTCCACGATGGCTGGATCACCCTGAGCCCCCTCCGGCTGGATCTCAGCCACCCGGACTGGCGCGGGCTGCTGGCGCCCTGGCGATTGGACACCCTGCGAGCGGAGGAGCCATGA
- the hpt gene encoding hypoxanthine phosphoribosyltransferase gives MPLTIEKMNFDVLISRSQIEERVRVLGRRISEDYKGLNPILMIVLNGGFVFGADLMRAIDVPCEVDFIKISSYGDELSSSGEVKMKKDYDSLVGGRHILVVEDIVDSGLSVSFLRQKFSLQAPASVRFATLLHKPDNSRLSFDLDYVGFEIGPEFVIGFGLDFRQNWRNLPEIYVRVDGRDSGRKA, from the coding sequence ATGCCACTGACCATCGAAAAGATGAACTTCGATGTCCTGATCAGCCGGTCGCAGATCGAGGAGCGCGTCCGCGTCCTCGGTCGGCGGATCTCGGAGGATTACAAGGGCTTGAACCCGATCCTCATGATCGTCCTCAATGGCGGTTTCGTCTTCGGAGCCGACCTCATGCGGGCGATCGACGTGCCCTGCGAGGTGGACTTCATCAAGATCTCCAGCTACGGCGACGAGCTGTCCAGCTCCGGCGAGGTCAAGATGAAGAAGGACTACGACAGCCTGGTGGGGGGGCGCCACATCCTGGTGGTGGAGGATATCGTGGACAGCGGTTTGTCCGTCAGTTTCCTCAGGCAGAAGTTCTCCCTGCAGGCCCCCGCCTCCGTCCGCTTCGCCACGTTGCTGCACAAGCCCGACAACAGCCGCCTCTCCTTCGACCTGGATTATGTCGGCTTTGAGATCGGCCCTGAGTTCGTCATCGGCTTCGGCCTGGATTTCCGCCAGAACTGGCGCAATCTGCCGGAGATCTACGTGCGCGTGGACGGCCGGGACAGCGGGCGGAAGGCCTGA
- the ftsH gene encoding ATP-dependent zinc metalloprotease FtsH — MNQRPKRPPLEPGTNWRRAGGTITFWALILLIMVFLSRAFNNEAPEEQLTYTKYRALMEQQDPGIRSMTVISDDVAPVLRGERLMAGEDGEQVMRRFAVILPPQFREEMELWDGKGIPYTFEERKTNWAAYLATTILPWIILFGIWIFIMRRMQGGGNKGVFSFGKSRAKMMNENQVKVNFKDVAGADEAKEELREIIEFLKDPKKFSRLGGRIPKGALMLGPPGTGKTLLARAVAGEAGVPFFSMSGADFVEMFVGVGASRVRDLFEQGKKSAPCIIFIDEIDAVGRQRGAGLGGGHDEREQTLNQLLVEMDGFESNDGVILIAATNRPDVLDPALLRPGRFDRQIVVDRPDVRGREGILKVHARKVPLGDDVNLSIMAKGTPGLAGADLANLVNEAALLAARRSKNKVGMAEFEEARDKVLMGTARKSLLLTEDDKRITAYHEAGHALISKLLPHADPLHKVTIIPRGRALGLTWQLPEDKVHQSRNRLLAELRVLYGGREAERLVFEDVTTGAANDIKRATQIAEAMVCDVGMSEALGLRNYGKKQEEIFLGREIAQHRDFSERTAELIDQEINRILEEARHETARLLSENRGKLESLAEALLVHEILDSEEIDRVLQGETLDPPAPAAKAEEEEVESPAAATVDEEELPATGEPGLA, encoded by the coding sequence ATGAACCAGAGACCCAAGCGGCCACCGCTGGAGCCCGGCACCAACTGGCGTCGGGCGGGCGGCACCATCACCTTCTGGGCCCTGATCCTCCTCATCATGGTCTTCCTCTCCCGCGCCTTCAACAACGAAGCGCCGGAGGAGCAGCTCACCTACACCAAGTACCGCGCCCTGATGGAGCAACAGGATCCCGGCATCCGCTCCATGACGGTGATCAGCGACGACGTGGCGCCCGTGCTCAGGGGCGAGCGGTTGATGGCGGGCGAGGACGGTGAGCAGGTCATGCGCCGTTTCGCCGTCATCCTTCCGCCCCAGTTCCGCGAGGAGATGGAGCTGTGGGACGGCAAGGGCATCCCCTACACCTTTGAAGAGCGCAAGACCAACTGGGCCGCCTACCTGGCCACCACCATCCTGCCATGGATCATTCTTTTCGGCATCTGGATCTTCATCATGAGGCGCATGCAGGGCGGGGGCAACAAGGGGGTCTTCTCCTTCGGCAAGAGCCGCGCCAAAATGATGAACGAGAACCAGGTCAAGGTCAACTTCAAGGACGTGGCGGGCGCCGACGAGGCCAAGGAGGAATTGCGCGAGATCATCGAATTCCTCAAGGATCCCAAGAAGTTCAGCCGGCTGGGCGGCCGCATTCCCAAGGGCGCGCTCATGCTGGGGCCTCCCGGCACGGGCAAGACGCTGCTGGCCAGGGCCGTGGCCGGCGAGGCGGGCGTGCCTTTCTTCAGCATGAGCGGCGCCGACTTCGTCGAGATGTTCGTGGGGGTGGGGGCCAGCCGGGTGCGGGACCTCTTCGAGCAGGGCAAGAAGAGCGCCCCCTGCATCATTTTCATCGACGAGATCGACGCCGTGGGCCGCCAACGCGGCGCCGGCCTGGGCGGCGGCCACGACGAGCGCGAGCAGACCCTCAACCAGCTGCTGGTGGAGATGGACGGCTTCGAGTCCAACGACGGCGTCATCCTCATCGCCGCCACCAACCGCCCCGATGTGCTGGACCCCGCCCTGCTGCGGCCGGGTCGTTTCGACCGCCAGATCGTGGTGGACCGCCCGGACGTGCGGGGCCGCGAAGGCATCCTCAAGGTGCATGCCCGCAAGGTGCCCCTGGGAGACGACGTCAATCTGAGCATCATGGCCAAGGGCACGCCCGGTCTGGCCGGTGCCGACCTGGCCAACCTGGTCAACGAAGCCGCCCTCCTGGCGGCGCGCCGCTCCAAGAACAAGGTGGGCATGGCCGAGTTCGAGGAGGCGCGGGACAAGGTGCTGATGGGCACGGCACGCAAAAGCCTGCTGCTCACGGAGGACGACAAGCGCATCACCGCCTACCACGAGGCCGGCCACGCCCTCATCAGCAAGCTCCTTCCCCATGCCGATCCGCTGCACAAAGTGACGATCATCCCCCGTGGCCGGGCCCTCGGCTTGACTTGGCAACTACCGGAGGACAAGGTCCACCAGTCGCGCAATCGTCTGCTGGCCGAGCTGCGTGTGCTCTACGGGGGCCGGGAGGCGGAGCGCCTTGTCTTCGAGGACGTGACCACGGGCGCCGCCAACGACATCAAGCGGGCCACCCAGATCGCCGAGGCGATGGTCTGCGACGTTGGCATGTCCGAAGCCCTGGGCCTGCGCAATTATGGCAAGAAGCAGGAGGAGATCTTCCTGGGACGGGAGATCGCCCAGCATCGCGACTTCTCCGAGCGGACCGCCGAGCTGATCGATCAGGAGATCAACCGCATCCTCGAAGAGGCGCGCCATGAGACGGCCCGCCTGCTCAGCGAGAACCGCGGGAAGCTGGAATCCCTGGCCGAGGCCCTCCTGGTGCACGAGATCCTGGATTCCGAGGAGATCGACCGCGTGTTGCAGGGCGAGACCCTGGATCCCCCCGCCCCGGCGGCCAAAGCCGAAGAGGAGGAGGTGGAGAGCCCGGCCGCGGCGACGGTCGATGAGGAAGAGCTTCCGGCCACTGGCGAGCCTGGCCTGGCCTAA
- the folP gene encoding dihydropteroate synthase, with translation MNRAAVNAFLARLHDATRPPLVMGVLNLTPDSFSDGGQLVDTGRPHEFGRALAAARRMVAAGADLLDLGGESTRPGAQPVDEDEEMGRVLPLLRALARDGIAWLSVDTQRAALAGAAVEAGAVLVNDISAGRRDPALWPLVARCRVPTVVMHMQGTPATMQVAPHYQDAAAEVRGFLVERSRALTALGLPRDRIVVDPGIGFGKRLGHIREVLAGWTPLPGQAMLLGVSRKSFVAALEEEQGQPPAPPGGRLGGSLAAAIWGARRGARILRVHDVAETVQALRVWRWLEDGASWS, from the coding sequence ATGAACCGGGCCGCCGTCAACGCTTTCCTGGCCCGTCTACACGATGCGACGCGCCCCCCCCTCGTCATGGGCGTGCTCAACCTGACGCCTGATTCCTTCAGCGACGGGGGACAGCTCGTTGATACGGGTCGTCCGCACGAGTTCGGACGCGCCCTGGCTGCGGCCCGGCGGATGGTGGCGGCGGGGGCCGACCTGCTGGACCTGGGCGGCGAATCGACCCGGCCCGGCGCCCAGCCGGTGGATGAGGACGAGGAGATGGGCCGGGTGTTGCCCCTGCTCAGGGCGCTTGCCCGGGATGGGATCGCCTGGCTCAGCGTGGACACCCAGCGCGCCGCCCTGGCCGGCGCCGCGGTGGAGGCCGGGGCCGTCCTCGTCAACGACATCAGCGCCGGTCGGCGGGATCCCGCCCTCTGGCCCCTGGTGGCCCGCTGCCGCGTACCCACCGTCGTCATGCACATGCAGGGCACGCCGGCCACCATGCAGGTGGCACCCCACTATCAGGACGCGGCGGCCGAGGTGCGCGGGTTCCTGGTGGAGCGCAGCCGGGCGCTGACCGCCCTGGGCCTGCCCCGCGACCGCATCGTGGTGGATCCGGGCATCGGCTTTGGCAAGCGCCTCGGCCACATTCGCGAAGTGCTGGCCGGATGGACGCCCCTGCCCGGGCAGGCCATGCTGTTGGGCGTCTCGCGCAAGAGCTTCGTCGCGGCCCTGGAGGAGGAGCAAGGACAGCCCCCCGCGCCCCCCGGCGGGCGGTTGGGCGGCTCCCTGGCGGCGGCGATCTGGGGGGCGAGGCGAGGCGCGCGCATCCTGCGCGTCCATGACGTGGCGGAGACGGTCCAGGCCCTGCGGGTCTGGCGGTGGCTGGAGGACGGTGCCTCGTGGAGCTGA
- the guaA gene encoding glutamine-hydrolyzing GMP synthase yields the protein MSETHQILVLDFGSQYTQLIARKIRELHVDSAILSCTATREEILAHQPRGIILSGGPNSVYDEGAPGLQLDLLELGLPVLGICYGLQIAGQALGGEVRASSRREYGLATLTLQEEDPLLAGLPRESQVWMSHGDSIARPPAGSLVLATTANTPCAVLRVPAASFWGVQFHPEVHHTIHGREMLQNFVFAICRCEPSWTAGRFIERQLEMIRATVGEKSRVICGISGGVDSTVTAALIHQAIGPRLTCIFVDNGLLREGESEAVQHMLRDNLQLNLVAVDAAERFLTLLQGVSDPERKRRIIGHAFIEVFEEESRRLEDVEFLAQGTLYPDVIESVMQRGPSQTIKTHHNVGGLPDRLQFRLLEPLRELFKDEVRAVGAELGLPHSMLWRHPFPGPGLAIRVLGEVTAERVRTLQKADRILVDELRASGWYDRTWQALAVLLPVSTVGVMGDRRTYENVLALRVVDSTDAMTADFSRLPWELLGRVSNRIINEVAGINRVVYDVSSKPPATIEWE from the coding sequence ATGAGCGAGACGCATCAGATCCTGGTGCTGGATTTCGGGTCGCAATACACCCAGTTGATCGCCCGCAAGATCCGCGAGCTGCATGTGGATTCGGCCATTCTCTCCTGCACGGCCACGCGGGAGGAGATCCTGGCCCACCAGCCGCGCGGCATCATCCTCTCCGGCGGTCCCAACTCCGTCTACGACGAGGGGGCGCCCGGCCTGCAGCTGGATCTGCTTGAGCTGGGCCTTCCCGTGCTGGGCATCTGCTACGGCCTGCAGATCGCCGGCCAGGCGCTGGGCGGAGAGGTGCGCGCCTCCTCGCGGCGGGAGTACGGCCTGGCCACCCTCACCCTCCAGGAGGAGGACCCCCTGCTCGCCGGATTGCCCCGGGAAAGCCAGGTGTGGATGAGCCACGGCGATTCCATCGCCCGTCCGCCCGCCGGCTCCCTGGTGCTGGCCACCACGGCCAACACGCCCTGCGCCGTGCTGCGCGTCCCCGCCGCCTCCTTCTGGGGCGTGCAGTTCCATCCCGAGGTGCACCACACCATCCATGGCCGGGAGATGCTGCAGAACTTCGTCTTCGCCATCTGCCGCTGCGAACCCAGCTGGACGGCCGGACGCTTCATCGAGCGCCAGCTGGAGATGATCCGCGCCACGGTGGGGGAGAAGAGCCGCGTCATCTGCGGCATCTCGGGCGGGGTGGACTCCACCGTCACCGCCGCCCTCATCCACCAGGCGATCGGCCCGCGCCTCACTTGCATTTTCGTCGACAACGGCCTCCTGCGCGAGGGGGAATCCGAAGCCGTGCAGCACATGCTGCGGGACAACCTCCAGCTCAACCTGGTCGCCGTCGACGCCGCGGAACGTTTCCTCACCTTGCTGCAGGGGGTGAGCGATCCCGAGCGGAAGCGGCGCATCATCGGCCACGCCTTCATCGAGGTCTTCGAGGAGGAATCCCGCCGGCTGGAGGACGTGGAGTTCCTGGCCCAGGGCACCCTCTACCCGGACGTGATCGAGTCGGTCATGCAGCGCGGACCCAGCCAGACGATCAAGACCCACCACAATGTGGGCGGCCTGCCCGATCGTCTGCAGTTCCGCCTGCTGGAGCCGCTGCGCGAATTGTTCAAGGACGAGGTGCGCGCCGTGGGCGCCGAGTTGGGCCTGCCCCATTCCATGCTCTGGCGGCACCCCTTCCCGGGGCCCGGGCTGGCCATCCGCGTGCTGGGGGAGGTCACGGCCGAACGGGTGCGCACCCTGCAGAAGGCGGACCGCATCCTGGTGGACGAGCTGCGCGCCAGCGGTTGGTACGACCGCACCTGGCAGGCCCTGGCCGTGCTCCTGCCCGTCTCCACGGTCGGCGTGATGGGGGACAGGCGCACCTATGAGAATGTGCTGGCCCTGCGCGTGGTGGACTCCACCGACGCCATGACCGCCGATTTCAGCCGCCTGCCCTGGGAGCTGCTGGGGCGGGTCTCCAATCGCATCATCAACGAAGTGGCCGGCATCAACCGGGTCGTCTACGACGTCTCCTCGAAGCCGCCCGCCACCATCGAATGGGAATGA